One genomic window of Mus musculus strain C57BL/6J chromosome 4, GRCm38.p6 C57BL/6J includes the following:
- the Lsm10 gene encoding U7 snRNA-associated Sm-like protein LSm10 produces MALSHSVKERTISENSLIILLQGLQGQITTVDLRDESVARGRIDNVDAFMNIRLANVTYTDRWGHQVELDDLFVTGRNVRYVHIPDGVDITATIEQQLQIIHRVRNFGGKGQGRREFPSKRP; encoded by the coding sequence ATGGCACTGAGCCACTCGGTGAAGGAGCGAACTATTTCTGAGAACAGCCTGATCATCCTGTTGCAGGGCCTCCAAGGCCAAATAACCACTGTGGACCTTCGGGATGAGAGTGTGGCCCGAGGACGCATTGACAACGTGGATGCTTTCATGAATATCCGCCTGGCCAATGTCACCTATACCGACCGCTGGGGACATCAGGTTGAGTTGGATGACCTTTTTGTGACCGGTCGTAACGTCCGATACGTCCATATCCCAGATGGTGTGGACATCACTGCTACTATTGAGCAGCAGCTGCAGATCATCCACCGTGTGCGCAACTTTGGTGGCAAGGGTCAAGGTCGTCGAGAGTTCCCCTCCAAAAGGCCATGA